CCAACCTAAACCTGAGACCGTGACTCCTGGCTGGTGAATCTCTTCAaacttcttttcctcgcgctTAAGCTCTGAAGCCTGTGGGGGGAAGCGCGGAAGCGAACTCCGTTGCATTTCCATTGATGCAAGGAAACGAGCAACTCACAGACTGCACGCGCGTacgaaggaaagacgcgaaccttcgagagaaagcggcgGCTTATACAGAACGCTGCTTGCGCAAATGGGAGGGAAGATCGGAACTGGCGCTCTCacacgaagacgaagaggaagaagccaagaagagcgagagaaagaagtcaaaaggagacgacgcagaaaagagagaagaaccgagagggaggaactggagaaaaggaagacaaTTCGATGGACCTCGAGACGAGTGGCTCActttgtcgtcttcttcttcatctttttCCTGCACTCGACGAAACGCAAGCTGGGCGTCGTCAGGGGCGTCTGTCGAGCCTGTCAGCATGTTGCGGCACTGGTAGGCCAAATGTCCGACTGCAGAGTCAACAGAAAAGCTCGTGAGCGAAGGGATGAAGCACTCgaagcgagacaaagagaagaagaaaaacgagcgaacagagagaagaggagagaagaagagagaagaagagagaagaggagagaagaagagagaagaagagagaagaggagagaagaagagagaagagagacagagaggagagccgcgggcatggagagaaggaaggagacagaagagaagggagcgcAGGACGAACAAGGAGCAAACGGTGCAAGAGGAGCAAGAACACTGAAataaaaaaggaaagagcgagaacaacacaagcagaaggcaagaagaacgaagagtaggagcaaggaagaaagcaaagaccagggaagagaagagaaaaacagaagagcgagaatgagagagagagagagagagcatcCAAGTGGACGGAGAGTGCAGAGACCATCCTCGCGCAGACatgcgagaggagaggaacgacGGATGTCGTCACTCGAGACGCCAGATAGCGCAAGTCGCTTTCCGCAGCGGTGCCACAGGCGCTCCTCCGACGCAACTGGCCTCGTCTGAAATTGTTACCTTGCTTGCATTTAGGGCAGGCACCTGGGGTCCGAGAGGCGACAGATCCAGTCAGCcgagcgaggacgagaagtTCCTGCGCTTTGTCTCTCAACGCTGCATCTGCCGCCGCTGTGCTCTCTGACCCTGTCGGCGCATAGGGATCGTGCCCGACTGTGTCTTTCTGTAAGAAGAGCGGAAAtaaaaataaaaaaaacgcaaaaagGAAATGATCACCTCTCGCGAGCCAGTGCAGATCTGCAAGAAAGGACAGCGTTTTTGTTCTCGCTTTCGACTCGAAGGAAGACATAAGGTTGTTGTGGGTGAGACTCAAAAACTGGAACTGAAAAATTGGAATGCCGCCTCAAAACAGCGTGAGATCGAAAACCACGTTGGATCCAGTCGAATGGCACGCACTTGCCTAAAAAGAAGATTGCAAAAAAAAAGGACGCGATAAAGCCGTCCAGAAGGAACGGCAGAGAGACTGCAGGAGGCGGGGAAACAGAGGGGTGACGACGTGAGGAAACGAGGATTTaaaaacggaggaaaaggCACTCAAGGCGCACTGAATCGACCTGAAGACTCGGTCGGTTTCTGGGCCAGTGGAAAGAATGCCAGCACCTTGAAAAGGCACACGCAGACACCCCGATACAGGAGGGACCGGAAAAGCggacaaagggagagagagaaaagagaagaaagagaaagagattgagagacgaacagaaacagactgagagaaggaagggattacgaaaaacaaaggaagaGATTGAGGGAACGAAAGAGATTACGAGaaagacggggagagagagcgagagaaagagacagagagacactgagGGAAAGAGACTGGAAGGTCTGAAAaggacagaaaagacagagacagagacaggtagagagagggagagacagagacgaccgAACAAAAatcaagagagaaagagagagttgGCCGGCCTTTCACAGTTTCTGCTAGAGCCGAGCAgcttctggagagaagagagactggaaaggccaggaaaagaaaaagtgaGGAGGCGAAACTCACCCAGATGGCGTGGGTTCTGagagtcgaggagacaggaactcTGTTGCTGTCCGGCATGCGGACGTTGGTGACGGTGGCCGGCATGGTGTctcagaaaaaggagaaaaagaagaaaaagaaaaagaaaaagaagaaaagcgagaagagcctGGAatcagaaagagaagggaagactCCAGGAGAGAACCGCCGAGAAAAGAATGGCTGGTGCGCGCCCAGGTCGCATCCCGTTTGAACCGTCCACCGGCTGAaaaaaaaaaagcgagaaggtgcagaaagcagcagagagagaggaattTGCGGTCCAATAATCTGGAGCTGTGGCAATCGGGAGGTCGCCGAACTCGAGGAAAACCGGCGTCTGTGCTCGAAGTCTAGAAAAGAGCTTTCGCGGGTCACAGATGCGGCAGACACGACAGAGTCGCGGAAACAGACGGCAAGTCGACGGGGGTGGCTCGACACCGAAGAAAACGATCCTCTTTGAGGGATCTTTGTCTTTGAGACAAAATCTATCTTGAGAAAAAAATCGAGAAAGCGACCAGAAACGCGTTCGTCGCACTCGACCTCCGCCTGCGCTGCCGCTCAGGAAAAGCCACCAGTCGGTTGTACGCGAAAATTCCGCGGCCTCTCTACTTCAGTGGCAGATTCGACAGCAGTCTGTGACCTTTCCTTGAAAAGTTTCTTTTaaaaagtcgagaagaaaaaaacgacgaaCGTGGCTGATGACGCCACATGCTCCTCCGGCGAGTTTCGTCGGGCATGCGGAGAAAAGTTTTTTCGCGGAAACTGGCATCAACGCTCTGCGCAAAGGCATTCGATCTAGAAAGAAAgtcgtctccactttctcgcTGTATCGCTTCCTTGCTTTTtgtctcgttcgtctcctcgatGAATCTATGGATCTTCCAGCGAGTGAACCTGCGTTTGAGAGATCAGCTACCAGCGCCTTCTCTGGCGgccacagaaaagaaagcaaagtcgcgtcttctctgccctctgaTCGACGCTCTCCGGTCAACGAAACAATCGTCTCTACAGTAGTTTACCCGGATTCCCGCTCCCCGAAAAGTCTTAGGATATCGAAACCCAACGCTTTCAGCTGTTTTCCAGCggtccagtggggtggtggtgttTTGCATAACTGGGGTCCTCTTCAGACGTGAATAAGCAGATTGTTTTAGTGTGCTTTTTGAAAGAACGGATTGCTCAGTCTCTTTCGTGAATCACAGCAGTGCCTGTGTAACTGCGTTGCTTTCCGAGAGTCGAACGCGCCAGAGCTGTAAGAGCTTCTGCTTACCCAGcaccgtttttctctccacattTGTAAGGATTTCAttcgaaggaaagaagccTGCGCGTTTCACTTCCTTTGTACAGATCGACTTTCACCTTGTCAGGAACAAAGACGTGTAGGCGCTAGGTTGAAAGCGACACATCCGCAAGCGAGCTGACTTTTTGCCGCTCATACTTATAGAAATCGACCTTTCTTCACGAGTAACTTCGTTTCAAGCTCTCAACCTAAAGGGTCGGCTTGCGTGGCCAACCGGTACGATAACTCTCTTTCTAGAAACGGCTTCTACCTACATAGCACAAACTCTCAGAAATGTCGCTGCTCTGCGAGAAGTCGAAACAAGTGGTGTGTCTTtcaacacagagagacgcgacttCTTCCGCATCGCTGCTGGCATCTGCTGTGAGTTTGTTGTCTGATTGCACAGTGCCTTTCGATCCCCTGGACTTGTGGAGAGACGCCTCAGATGTGTGTTCCAAGAATACTTGCAGATCAGCAACAGCACTCGCCTCCGCTCAAACGATTCTGCATGCTTATCTCGAAAGGGTCTACTATGTGTCAAGTTAAAAACAACACCGCAGCCTGACAAGACTACCACGAACAGCATTGCTTTTCACCCCACGAAATCGGAATTATCGGGAGCTCGATCAAAACAAATAGAAAGAATGCGCAAACAGTGtgtcgaaaaaaagagctTCTGGCGCTTCGGCACTGGTGGACGCAACGGCCGCAGATTCAGTTTATCATGTTCGTACGAATACCTGAGAAGCGTGCATTTCGCGCGCGTTTTGCCTTTTCACCTCAGTCAACTGAATCTTTCAGTTGGCTCTCTGTTAGTTGGTGAGTATTTACTCTTTCATATCCGTGAACTTCTGTGTGGACTAGAGCCAAGAACAAAAGCCCCCTTCGAACTTTCAGCGCGGCGAGCGTTGTGGGGGAACTCGACTTGCCACGAATTTGCGAGGAAATAAAACACTAAGCACTGAACGGGATACGTTTGCAGATCGAATCCTGGGCTGTTCAAATCGTATCGACAAATTTCAAGAGCAGGTTTTAGGCGTTTCGTTTGCATCACACCCGCGCGTTTGAAGTCCTCACTGACACACACGTGCTATCGTCACGCGTTTTTGCGAGatcgtcttttcttttccttggAATTCATCGGACGGCAGGTTTTGGTCCAACGTTTTGCCCccatttctctctgctggTCGACTTGCTGGCTGCCGTTGACAGTTTTGCCACTATTTCTCCCTTGATGCTTGGTTAGCTGCGCGACTTCCGCGCTCCAGCCGGCAAAGCCCGCAACCAAACTTTTGtcccctcgttttcttccccgttTGGCCTCACACCCCTCGGCTTTCCTGTTCAGTTTCCCTCTGGCTACTATCGCGACCTCGGTCCTGTCATACTAATGGTTGTCCGTTCACATTCCTGTTTGCTTTTGCCGTCTCGCAGGCGGCGCCCTGCGAGCAGGCTCCTCGTTTGTTCCGTCTGCGCTTGGGTGTTCCTGTCCCGGCAGTTCcccgtcgttttctctgcttcagtTTCGCCCTCGGAAAATGACGGGCCCGCAGCAAGCGGAACCGACGCCTCTCCCTCAGCCTCGCCGGAAAGAGGCAGCGAGCCTGAAAACGTCGCGGCAGATTCCTGGTCGAACTCTTTGAGTCAGTTTGTCAGTGCGCTGCGTGCTTCGACTTGGGATGTTTTACGTTCTGGGGTCGAGGGGACGACGCGAATGCATTTCCATGAAAGACATGTGGAGGGGATCGAGGGAGCTCGCCGCCCACAAGAACTCTTTGATTACATCGTCGTTGGAGCAGGAGCAGCGGGTTGTCCCTTCGCCAGAACGATGGCGGATGCAGGTACCTTTTGAGAACGCGTCAAAACGCGAGCCTTCACTTTCCTGTCGCTTTCCGGCGCTTTCGATTGTTGCAGAGCCGCCGCTTTCTCGTTTGTAAAGCAGACGGATGCAGAATAGCGGAAGCAGCCTGTCTGTAGTGCAGTTTAGCCACACACTTCCACTTTCAGAAATTAGAGTTTCACAGTCTACTCTGTGACTTAAGACGTGTAGCACGTGACAAGGAGATGGGTTCGGAGCAGTGCATCATCTAGGCAGCCGTTTGCAAGATATTCTGTAAAAACAAGGGAACACACAAGGCTGAAAACACGACCTACAGGCACTTTGTGCTGTCGAAGGGAAACAGCAACCCACGCCACAAACTAGACTAAGAGCATAAACAGAGAATCTAAAGAGTGTGAAGTTTCCACGTATCCAACCTGAGGCGTACTGTGGAAGCGGTCTTTGCTTTGAAGTACTCAAACGCTTGCTGGTAAATTGACCATCATATATCGACACACGCATCCCCATGCTTGGGGAAAACTTGTCGTCATCTGATCCGAGTCATCTGTCATCAGAGTCGCACTACAAGAAGACGACCAAAGAGAACATCATCTGTGGTTGTACAGGCGTCAACTGATGCCTTCCTTTCCTGTTCGTCTGCGTGGCCAGACTTCCCCACACAAAATGTCTCGGTGTACACGTAGTGACTCAGAGAGCGGGTCGAGGCAGCTGTGAGATTCCCTGAGAAAGTGACGGGACGAACCAGTTCGGTCATCCGGCTCTTCGCTGGCGAAAGAGGGAGTTTTCTGTTTGTGTACGTCTAAGGGTATTCTTCTCACGCCTCAGCTGacctcttttttttcattttGCCCTTTCAGGAAAGCGGGTGTTGGTGTTTGAGCGAGGCCATGCCCGTTCCAGGACCCAAACGCCGGCAGCGATGGATTTGGACGGAGCTGGAAGAGGCATAAACGATGAGAAAATTAGTCAGCCTGTTATCACCGCTCAAGGCGTTCGAACGCACATTGGCAAAGTCATGGGTGGAGGCACGAGCGTCAATGTGGGAATCATGATACGGGAGCTGGATGAATACTTTCACTTCCTCAACGAGAAATATGGCCATTCCTGGGATATCCAAACCCTCCACAAGGTGCGCTCATCCAAATGGatgttccctctctctcaaaAGGTGTAGTGTAGCCACAGTTAACCAGACCTATTCACAGCACGCCGTGCGGCTGTACATTTATATAAACTAAGGTGTATACTCATGTGTATACTGGGATCTGAGTCCAGGGCAATTGTCTTCGTGTGTGTCTACATCTTTCTGGCCACCTTCTACGGGTAGTTCTTCTGATGGACAAGTGCATTTTCTGCGGACAAGTTACCACGTGTGTCGTGGTGCTGTTTTATGTCTGCTTCACTCTCCCTTTTTCAAAAGAAAatcgtgtgtctgtgtcaATCTGTCTCCCCTTATTGGGGGCATACGCTGAATGAACCGGCAGACGATTCCCTTTGCCGGTGAGTGTTTTTATGCTAATAGTCCGCGATCCAGAATTGGATCACTCAGACCGAATACACATAGGCATTATAATACCTAGGCTGCTGTTACGAAATACAGAAAACCAAGTTCTGTTTATGATCGCTGACTTCCGAGGACCTACAGTAGTGAACAGGACTCCCGTTCTGTGGTGGCAAGATGCCGTATTGTGGCAGTCCAAAGGTTTGAAAAGCCCTGTCAGGTAAATTGTTTCTTCGTGCGCGGAAGATCGTCCAACTCTTTGCATGTCGATTTTGTTCTCCTAACTGTACTTTTACACAGGTGTCTGCAACACCGCACATGCATCCAATCGCGTTGGTCCGTTTTACTCGGTGTTGCTGCGCACATTTGCACGTTCGTTTCCTCAGGCGTCTTCGTGGATAGAAGAAAGAGTTTCTTGCCCGATGCCTCAAGAGAATGACTTTTCGCGAGCGATTTGCCGCAGCTTTTCTAACCAAGGATTCATCCCTCATGGAGGAGTCGCCGGCAACACAAATTACACTTACCccattccggtgtctccggaGCTGAGACACGGAGAGTTCTGGGGGGCTATGTCTCTCTTCAACTCGTCCGATTCGGGATTCCGGAACGCAGCAGACATTTTCTTAATTGACAATTTCTCAGGTGCAGAAAGCGTCGAGAACTTCAAACCTGCAAAGAACATCGAACTCTTGACCGACTACATTGTCCTGGTAAAAAACATGGCgacaaaaacagagagcaAGACGCGTGTTTCTGTCTGTACGTACACTGAGTCTGCTTCCCGCGCCTCCTTTTACGGCTTAATTCTTGAACCAAAAGGACTGCTAGGTCTGTTGCCGTCTTCGAAGTTGAGAAGCAGGAAAATAGGTGGTTCTGCGAGTTCTGGAGCGCAGAAAAGGTTTGAGTGGAAAAACACGCTCAAATGCGGAACTTCATGTACTCTGGAAAGCAAAAATACGAAACATGGAAGACAGGCCCTGACACGAACATTTCAGTTAATGATCGTCTACGTAAACAGAAACCCGTTCTTGAATACTagtacataaatatacatatataaacatatacatatatatatatatataaatacgcAGTTCTTACGTAGAATTGTCTATGCGCATTTTAATAGGTGGATCAGCTAGCTTCCGTTAGATTTACAGGCCAGTTCGAAAGTCTTCGACTCTAGGTACTCTGGAAACAGTGTATTACAACAACGTCTACTTTGCTCCTTTGGACGGCCAGAAGTATATATTTCAATGTTGCTTTGTCGTTAGTGTTGAGTGGTAGCCTCTatctaatatatatatatatatatatgcgcacATTCGTACAAGCGATATTGAATAAGAAGGTAAACTCGTCGTTGATTAGATGTCTGAACTCAGCAGAGCCTTGTAGGTTTAGAGATGCTGGAGACGCACCCAGAGTAATGAGGGTGCAATTGATGTagcttgcatgcacaggcttACACGAATGCGTGACTGCATGGATTTCAAAGATCGTCGCCACATGCGCCCACCTATAGACGGCATGTTGTGCCTCAAATTACAAATTCCAGTAAAGTTGTGCAGAGACGTATATTTGTAGTGAAGCAAAGATGCAGGTCCTGAACGAATTTACTTGTGAAGGATAGTGCGGCTTGATTGTTCCACCGCATGCGTGGTTTCCTCTTGCTTTTGAGCTAATTGACTCGTTTTTTCAGAAAGTTCTCTTCGATAAATCGGGGACCCGCCCTCGAGCAAGATGTGTCAATTACCGACGAACGCAAGAATCCGATTTAACAACGTTCGGAGAAAGTCCCAGGCGTCGACGACCTAGCGACGCAGGTGCGTTCCCCGAGAAAGCTAACAGTGTGAAAGAGATTAATCATTTTTGTAACTCTCTACAGCATGTGTATGCCCAACTCTTCGCTCTGTTCTACCTATATGTCTGCGTTCCAGTTACGCTTGTATGTCTCCTTTCCGAGCAATCTGcatcgcttcctcttctgccctAGAGCCTTCGCACATGCGCGATTAGCAGAGGGTGCCCGTTTTGCGCTTTGAGATAAGCTAAAAACGCAGCGAGATGAATTCTGACGGAAACTCTGGAAACTTCTCGTCGCGCCAGAGGCGCAGTGCCCAGGTCCCCAGAAGCCCAAAGCCAGCAACCAGGGAAATGCTGAGTGATCCGCGAGCGCACTCTTCGCCAGTGGGCATCTACACAACTCCACATATATTCACAGAAACACagatacatatgcatatacatataagtatatatgtatatacatatatatatatatatgcatatatttacatacacatgcgcgcttatatatatatatatatgtatagatatacatgtatagatatacatttatatatttgcatTTGTCGATGCGGTTTGGGTTTTTCGTATTTGCTGTCTTGTGTTTGCGGGGgaatcgttttcttcttcctcgacacTGGTTGTCCCCTTTCCTCGACTGGAGAAGAGTGGAGATCCAGGATCGTGGAGGCAGGCTCTTTCTGCCCGCGTTTCCCGCCCCTCAGGCTCGCACTTCTGGGCTATTGGCCAGACGCTTTTGTCGCGCTTCTggtcgcttttttctccgcaAGTTTATCACGCCTgtgtgaagaagaacggagaaatTGTCATGGCCTCGGGCGCCATCCTGTCTGCCGTGAATCTGTTCAAATCCGGCGTAGGACCTAAGGCGCAGATTGAGAAACTCGGCCTGCCTCTCGTCCTCGACGTCCCGCAGCTAGGACAGCGATTTTCAGATCGAATTGTCGTTCCAGTCGGAGTCTTCCTCACtcagagacagcaacagaCTTTCAGCAAGCCGCGAATCTCGGATGTCATCGGCTTCAAAGCCTTCGGCCCAGACTGCTCAGACTTCAAGTGCGCGAACCAGACAGTGCAGACGAGGAGTCTTCCACGAAAGATGAAGGCAGGCGAATAAACAAAGTATCCAGACGCCGCCAGTCTCGCCGAGCTGCTCTAGAAAAGGCAttcagagaaacacaaaaaatTCATTCctacgtatatatgtgtatgtgcgtTTATATGCCTGTCCAGATATATGCCATGGTCAGGTGTGTAGACGTTTCCATCAGTCCCTCGACTGAAATAAGTCCAACTCACAGTCTCTGCTCGTCTCACCCTTGCCTCTTCTGTCATGGTACAAGACTCCCCTCTGTGTTGCCCTTTCTCGCTCACTCACTGAGaagaatatatatatatatatatagatagatagatagatagatgtaCATGTAGAGAGAGATGCGTACGTGTATGAATACTAATCTCTGCATCTCCATGGAGACACACTAGTGTGTATCGACTTGTCTACTTACTCCTtcgtttatatatatatacgtttcTAATTGCATGTGATTTTGTTTGTCTGTTTATGCACTTGGTTCTGAGTGCGAGTGATTTCGTGGTTGCAGGATTGGCGCACATTCTTTAAAGTGCACACAGGTCATTGTGGAGACGATGTACGGTCCGCATGCAATGGACGGACCTATCTACGCGGCGAGAGCTCTCGTTCCCCCTCACCTGAGAAATACCAGACTTGTCGAGGCCATTTTCCAAGTGTTTAGCAGGTGCACGCAACtctcgaagaaagagcgactTCTGCAGCcagtctgttttcttctccgaagAGCCATCGACTGTGCGAGGTACTCGTCTCTCGTCAGAAAGAACGTTTTACCAGAAGAGGTGTGCGCTTATGCGTAAACATCTGCATAAAAAGTTGCCTTTTTGTGCGAATTTCTTTCTATGTCTCTGTATTTTCCAATCCGCTTGCATTTACAGATGTTCATCCATAGCTATACGTGTAAAGTATATCTAGATATGCATT
This window of the Toxoplasma gondii ME49 chromosome VI, whole genome shotgun sequence genome carries:
- a CDS encoding zinc knuckle domain-containing protein (encoded by transcript TGME49_244840) — encoded protein: MPATVTNVRMPDSNRVPVSSTLRTHAIWKDTVGHDPYAPTGSESTAAADAALRDKAQELLVLARLTGSVASRTPGACPKCKQVGHLAYQCRNMLTGSTDAPDDAQLAFRRVQEKDEEEDDKKAREALGIATDSEQSDDDGLRRKRLRTTTPARASVPHLPAESKKKKRKVSSSSESDSSSDSSSSDSDSEREKKKRKRKSKKQKKRDKKSKSKKRKHRG
- a CDS encoding GMC oxidoreductase (encoded by transcript TGME49_244850~Signal peptide predicted by SignalP 2.0 HMM (probability 0.673) with cleavage site probability 0.618 at residue 42); its protein translation is MVVRSHSCLLLPSRRRRPASRLLVCSVCAWVFLSRQFPVVFSASVSPSENDGPAASGTDASPSASPERGSEPENVAADSWSNSLSQFVSALRASTWDVLRSGVEGTTRMHFHERHVEGIEGARRPQELFDYIVVGAGAAGCPFARTMADAGKRVLVFERGHARSRTQTPAAMDLDGAGRGINDEKISQPVITAQGVRTHIGKVMGGGTSVNVGIMIRELDEYFHFLNEKYGHSWDIQTLHKASSWIEERVSCPMPQENDFSRAICRSFSNQGFIPHGGVAGNTNYTYPIPVSPELRHGEFWGAMSLFNSSDSGFRNAADIFLIDNFSGAESVENFKPAKNIELLTDYIVLKVLFDKSGTRPRARCVNYRRTQESDLTTFGESPRRRRPSDAGSHFWAIGQTLLSRFWSLFSPQVYHACVKKNGEIVMASGAILSAVNLFKSGVGPKAQIEKLGLPLVLDVPQLGQRFSDRIVVPVGVFLTQRQQQTFSKPRISDVIGFKAFGPDCSDFKIGAHSLKCTQVIVETMYGPHAMDGPIYAARALVPPHLRNTRLVEAIFQVFSRCTQLSKKERLLQPVCFLLRRAIDCASRTAVQFSFISEPKSRGSVSMERDGTVKVEANYLDDPQDFFDAVRGVQTAIERVNGDAFRGLIDSVGRTACPVMLLDGFLQIVTRLLQETSSPSLTPAHLEQVQKHHDALARIYPPSEHEEGEENEGDASDDALNRQAPEEQKQANLGSAKGESRLASLQRIAEMQKLLEDLVARDESGDAATSERRSSTVHTVRLDRLTGFFDSGLCSRTCKEVDDSFLYGVYTKTCPWRDVLYLFHGLCAPSCSPACSEEKDGKASVADTEEGVGEHNFVFKLDTRTRQFQERDAVLASEQWAATFPPLLPSPDDPTHIAEYVLTYMSSIWHHAGTAEMGAVVDNLFRMRGVVGLSIVDASVLPQISRGNPTATLLTIGRYAALKKLEAQSHSREAVV